One Kribbella sp. NBC_00662 genomic region harbors:
- a CDS encoding O-methyltransferase — protein sequence MGHQVPVTEELHDYMVAHGMPLDEIATELRAETEKLGNPAGMLTTADQAGLLTTLTRLIGARRAVEIGTFTGFSALAISRGLPDDGELICLDVSDEWTSIGRRYWERAGVADKIDLRIGDAHDSAAKLDGEFDLAFVDADKDWYIKYFETVLPLIRQNGLMLFDNTLAGGRVIDADGPADRKEFNAHVAQDDRVDVVMLGIGDGLTLVRKK from the coding sequence ATGGGCCATCAGGTACCGGTGACCGAGGAACTGCACGACTACATGGTCGCCCACGGCATGCCGCTGGACGAGATCGCGACCGAGCTCCGGGCCGAGACCGAGAAGCTCGGCAACCCCGCCGGGATGCTGACCACCGCCGACCAGGCCGGCCTGCTGACCACGCTGACCCGGCTGATCGGCGCCCGCCGCGCGGTCGAGATCGGCACCTTCACCGGGTTCTCCGCGCTGGCGATCTCGCGCGGCCTGCCGGACGACGGCGAGCTGATCTGCCTGGACGTCAGCGACGAGTGGACCTCGATCGGCCGCAGGTACTGGGAGCGGGCCGGCGTGGCGGACAAGATCGACCTGCGGATCGGTGACGCGCACGACTCCGCCGCGAAGCTCGACGGCGAGTTCGACCTGGCGTTCGTCGACGCCGACAAGGACTGGTACATCAAGTACTTCGAGACCGTGCTGCCGCTGATCCGTCAGAACGGGCTGATGCTGTTCGACAACACGCTGGCCGGTGGGCGGGTGATCGACGCGGACGGCCCGGCCGACCGCAAGGAGTTCAACGCGCATGTCGCGCAGGACGATCGCGTCGACGTGGTCATGCTCGGCATCGGCGACGGGCTGACGCTGGTCCGGAAGAAGTGA
- a CDS encoding carbohydrate kinase family protein gives MRIAVAGSIATDILMTFPGRFKDQFLEEQMHKVSLSFLVDELVVHRGGVGANICYGMAQLGFGSVLVGSVGADFAEYGAALTAAGVDVSHVRVCENVHTARFTCTTDQDANQIASFYTGAMAEARELDLGAIHQATGGVDLVLIGADDPDAMIKHTELAKQHGIQVAADPSQQLARMEGTDIRRLIDGAAYLFSNEYEAGLMVQKTGWSHNEILERVGVRVTTRGGDGVVIEDTTGVLAKVPAVPAPGLVDPTGGGDAFRAGYLTGRASGLDHEAAAHLGCTLATTVLETVGTQEYTLDHDTFLARLTTAYGADAATTAKQALRS, from the coding sequence ATGCGCATCGCCGTCGCCGGTTCGATCGCGACCGACATCCTGATGACGTTCCCGGGCCGGTTCAAGGACCAGTTCCTCGAGGAGCAGATGCACAAGGTCTCCTTGTCCTTCCTGGTCGACGAGCTGGTGGTGCACCGCGGCGGCGTCGGCGCGAACATCTGCTACGGCATGGCGCAGCTCGGGTTCGGGTCTGTGCTCGTCGGCTCGGTCGGCGCCGACTTCGCCGAGTACGGCGCGGCGCTGACGGCGGCCGGCGTGGACGTCTCGCATGTCCGCGTCTGCGAGAACGTACACACCGCGCGGTTCACCTGTACGACGGACCAGGACGCGAACCAGATCGCCTCGTTCTACACCGGCGCGATGGCCGAGGCGCGCGAGCTCGACCTGGGCGCGATCCATCAGGCGACCGGCGGCGTCGACCTGGTGCTGATCGGCGCCGACGACCCGGACGCGATGATCAAGCACACCGAGCTGGCCAAGCAGCACGGGATCCAGGTCGCGGCGGACCCGTCACAGCAGCTGGCGCGGATGGAGGGTACGGACATCCGCCGGTTGATCGACGGGGCGGCGTACCTGTTCAGCAACGAGTACGAGGCCGGGCTGATGGTGCAGAAGACCGGCTGGAGCCACAACGAGATCCTCGAGCGGGTCGGCGTCCGCGTGACGACCCGCGGCGGCGACGGCGTGGTGATCGAGGACACGACCGGCGTACTGGCGAAGGTCCCGGCCGTGCCCGCGCCGGGCCTGGTCGACCCGACCGGCGGCGGTGACGCGTTCCGCGCCGGCTACCTCACCGGTCGCGCCTCCGGCCTCGACCACGAAGCAGCCGCCCACCTCGGCTGCACGCTCGCCACCACGGTCCTGGAAACGGTCGGCACCCAGGAGTACACCCTCGACCACGACACCTTCCTCGCCCGCCTCACCACCGCCTACGGCGCGGACGCCGCCACCACCGCGAAGCAGGCCCTCAGGTCCTAG
- a CDS encoding ester cyclase, whose amino-acid sequence MEGPREVLERILHEGFATGNDAIVDEVCAPDLVEHQFGLAGRGDQAREQVKAAIRQVHEMMPDIEYTLEESVVVGDVVWARGRARGTATGSFFGPPSNAPIDITLFEMARVVNGRIVEHWGCPDRFALLAQTGVLARLS is encoded by the coding sequence ATGGAAGGACCACGCGAGGTGCTGGAGCGGATCCTGCACGAGGGGTTCGCGACCGGGAACGACGCGATCGTCGACGAGGTGTGCGCACCTGATCTGGTCGAGCATCAGTTCGGCCTGGCCGGGAGGGGTGACCAGGCGCGCGAACAGGTGAAGGCCGCGATCCGGCAGGTGCACGAGATGATGCCGGACATCGAGTACACGCTGGAGGAATCGGTCGTCGTCGGCGACGTCGTCTGGGCCCGTGGGCGAGCCCGAGGCACCGCCACCGGCTCCTTCTTCGGCCCACCGAGCAACGCGCCGATCGACATCACCCTCTTCGAGATGGCCCGCGTGGTGAACGGCCGGATCGTCGAGCACTGGGGATGCCCGGACCGGTTCGCTCTCCTCGCGCAGACGGGCGTGCTGGCCCGCCTGTCCTAG
- a CDS encoding ABC transporter ATP-binding protein has translation MSNELFVVEDLTVTLPTSRGPVDVVKNVSFTVGRDDTLGIVGESGSGKSMTALAVLGLLPRGARTSGSVRLDGTELLGRSDRDLRSVRGNQISMVFQDPLSSLNPYYTVGLQISEMYQTHRGGSRRAARQVAIEALERVGIPDPARRVDHYPHQFSGGQRQRVMIAMALCCSPSLLIADEPTTALDVTVQAQILELLAELQSTTGTGMIFITHDLAVISSIAQRVLVMRSGDPVEYGSAEQVFSDPRHDYTRMLLDAVPRIDDEVAS, from the coding sequence ATGAGCAACGAACTGTTCGTGGTCGAGGACCTCACCGTCACGCTGCCGACGAGTCGCGGTCCGGTCGACGTGGTGAAGAACGTGTCGTTCACGGTCGGCCGGGACGACACGCTCGGGATCGTGGGCGAGTCGGGATCGGGGAAGTCGATGACGGCACTCGCCGTCCTCGGTCTGCTTCCGCGCGGGGCGCGGACGTCCGGGAGCGTCCGGCTGGACGGCACGGAGTTGCTCGGCCGGTCGGACCGGGACCTGCGATCGGTGCGCGGCAACCAGATCTCGATGGTGTTCCAGGATCCGCTGTCGTCGCTGAATCCCTACTACACCGTCGGATTGCAGATCTCGGAGATGTACCAGACGCATCGTGGTGGATCGCGACGAGCAGCCCGGCAGGTCGCGATCGAGGCGCTCGAGCGGGTCGGGATCCCGGATCCGGCGCGGCGGGTCGACCACTACCCGCACCAGTTCTCCGGTGGCCAACGGCAACGGGTCATGATCGCGATGGCGCTGTGCTGCTCGCCGTCGTTGCTGATCGCGGACGAGCCGACGACCGCGCTCGACGTGACCGTGCAGGCGCAGATCCTGGAGCTGCTGGCCGAGCTGCAGTCGACAACCGGCACCGGGATGATCTTCATCACCCATGACCTGGCCGTGATCAGTTCGATCGCGCAACGCGTGCTGGTGATGCGGTCGGGCGACCCGGTCGAGTACGGGTCGGCGGAGCAGGTGTTCTCGGATCCGCGGCACGACTACACGCGGATGCTGCTGGACGCCGTACCCAGAATCGATGACGAGGTGGCCTCGTGA
- a CDS encoding ATP-binding cassette domain-containing protein, protein MSKKAAPRLSVTDLQHKYGDRPVIEGLTFTLAAGQAIALVGPNGAGKTTVLKCIVGSAEPAAGKILLDGLPIDERAEMVRRDVATLLDDLDFFPDLTAAEHLDLLARAHGNASPEDLVDTTLDDIGLLSAADQLPGSLSSGQRRRLALATALVRPRKLMVLDEPEARLDTDGVQWLSNRLIEEKKSGTSILFASHDPALVETVADSVVTLTPLP, encoded by the coding sequence ATGAGCAAGAAGGCGGCGCCCCGGCTGTCGGTGACGGACCTGCAGCACAAGTACGGCGACCGGCCGGTGATCGAGGGCCTGACCTTCACGCTGGCCGCGGGGCAGGCGATCGCGCTGGTCGGGCCGAACGGCGCCGGCAAGACGACCGTACTGAAATGCATCGTCGGCTCGGCCGAGCCGGCCGCCGGGAAGATCCTGCTCGACGGTCTGCCGATCGACGAACGGGCCGAGATGGTCCGTCGTGACGTCGCGACCCTGCTCGACGACCTCGACTTCTTCCCGGACCTGACCGCCGCCGAGCATCTCGACCTGCTCGCCCGCGCGCACGGCAATGCGTCGCCGGAGGATCTCGTGGACACCACGCTCGACGACATCGGGCTGCTGTCGGCCGCGGACCAGCTGCCCGGCTCGCTCTCCTCCGGTCAGCGCCGTCGCCTCGCGCTGGCGACGGCGCTGGTGCGACCGCGCAAGCTGATGGTGCTCGACGAGCCCGAGGCACGGCTCGACACCGACGGCGTGCAGTGGCTGTCGAACCGGCTGATCGAGGAGAAGAAGTCCGGCACCTCGATCCTGTTCGCCAGCCACGATCCCGCCCTGGTCGAGACGGTTGCCGATTCCGTCGTGACACTGACGCCGCTCCCATGA
- a CDS encoding ABC transporter permease — translation MTTTPTLVELEEAVPAAPPTSGRRILTTITRDKGALACLVFLAVVVLMAVAAPLITKLSGWGPYQFDSAAINSDLGGIPHGSLGGISGSHWFGVEPQNGRDLFARIVYGARVSITISLSATLLTGILGVVLGMLAGFYRGWVDQVISRLMDFLMAFPALIFMIAILSSLPAGNRPVLLVVVISVFGWPYLARVIRGQTMTLANREFVEAARASGAKDTQVVFREILPNLRGSIVVMTTLAIPGFIGTEAGLSFLGVGVSPPTASWGQMIASSVSWYSVDPMFFVIPGAFLFLTVLSLTVLGDKVRTLIDQGEAA, via the coding sequence GTGACAACGACCCCGACCCTCGTCGAGCTCGAGGAGGCGGTGCCGGCGGCGCCGCCGACCTCGGGGCGGCGGATCCTCACCACGATCACCCGGGACAAGGGCGCGCTGGCGTGCCTGGTGTTCCTGGCGGTCGTGGTGCTGATGGCGGTCGCCGCCCCGCTGATCACGAAGCTCAGCGGGTGGGGGCCGTACCAGTTCGACTCGGCCGCGATCAACTCCGACCTCGGCGGCATTCCGCACGGCTCGCTCGGCGGGATCAGCGGCTCGCACTGGTTCGGCGTCGAGCCGCAGAACGGGCGGGACCTGTTCGCGCGGATCGTGTACGGCGCGCGGGTGTCGATCACGATCTCGTTGTCGGCGACCCTGCTGACCGGGATCCTCGGCGTGGTGCTCGGCATGCTGGCCGGGTTCTACCGCGGCTGGGTCGACCAGGTGATCTCGCGACTGATGGACTTCCTGATGGCGTTCCCGGCGCTGATCTTCATGATCGCGATCCTGTCGTCGCTGCCGGCGGGCAACCGGCCGGTGCTGCTGGTCGTGGTGATCAGCGTGTTCGGCTGGCCGTACCTCGCGCGGGTGATCCGCGGTCAGACGATGACGCTGGCCAACCGCGAGTTCGTCGAGGCCGCACGGGCGTCGGGCGCCAAGGACACCCAGGTGGTGTTCCGCGAGATCCTGCCGAACCTGCGCGGCTCGATCGTGGTGATGACGACACTGGCGATCCCCGGCTTCATCGGCACCGAGGCCGGCCTGTCGTTCCTCGGCGTGGGGGTATCGCCGCCGACCGCCTCGTGGGGCCAGATGATCGCGAGCTCGGTCAGCTGGTACTCGGTCGACCCGATGTTCTTCGTGATCCCGGGCGCGTTCCTGTTCTTGACGGTCCTCTCGCTGACCGTCCTCGGCGACAAGGTCCGCACGCTGATCGACCAGGGGGAGGCGGCATGA
- a CDS encoding TetR/AcrR family transcriptional regulator — protein sequence MPEAVKSYRQVQAEETRLRIARAARALFAAQGYGATSIDAIAKEAGVATRTVYSAFGTKREILSLICDQWLSEAGALERAEQVFAIADPAERLRGAAGWLANLYAAGFDVVLIFEAATDESPETKALLRSKLAGRNQVMDAMIASLETVLRIPLKQAQAIYRALAAPGVYQELVDESGWTPAEFESFVADSLHRQLL from the coding sequence ATGCCCGAGGCTGTCAAGTCCTATCGCCAGGTGCAGGCCGAGGAGACCCGCCTGCGGATCGCCCGCGCGGCCCGCGCCCTCTTCGCCGCGCAGGGGTACGGCGCCACGAGTATCGACGCGATCGCCAAGGAGGCCGGCGTCGCGACCCGGACCGTCTACTCGGCCTTCGGCACCAAGCGGGAGATCCTGTCGCTGATCTGCGACCAGTGGCTGAGTGAGGCCGGCGCGCTCGAGCGGGCCGAGCAGGTGTTCGCGATCGCGGACCCGGCCGAGCGACTCCGCGGCGCGGCCGGCTGGCTGGCCAACCTGTACGCCGCAGGCTTCGACGTCGTACTGATCTTCGAGGCCGCGACCGACGAAAGCCCTGAGACCAAAGCCCTGCTGCGATCGAAGCTTGCCGGACGCAACCAAGTGATGGACGCGATGATCGCATCGCTGGAGACCGTACTGCGGATCCCGCTCAAGCAGGCGCAGGCCATCTACCGCGCACTCGCGGCGCCCGGTGTCTATCAGGAGCTGGTCGACGAGTCCGGCTGGACTCCGGCCGAGTTCGAGTCGTTTGTTGCCGACTCACTCCATCGTCAGCTGCTCTGA
- a CDS encoding ABC transporter permease, translating to MTRYVLGRLGSVVLILLAVCLFTYLIFFKLSPDPAVMICGKTCTPDRINSIRDVLGLNQPILTQFWEFLRGIFAGRQYGSVHCPAPCLGYSFQTNESVWSMITARLPVSITVAVGAAVLWLLAGVIGGLVSAVKQGTWWDRTAMALALGGVSVPNYVLALLLQYVLVVKLQVLPFPSAVPFADNPVLWFESYLMPWVVLAVGYACLYARLTRSNVIDTLSENYFRTARAKGLSGALVMRRHALRPALTPITTIFGMDFAGLLGGALITETVFGLNGIGKLAADSIAKNDQPVIMAVTLLAAFFVVIGNVVVDLLYTALDPRVRVVSS from the coding sequence ATGACGCGATACGTCCTCGGCCGGCTCGGTAGCGTCGTACTGATCCTGCTGGCCGTCTGCCTGTTCACCTACCTCATCTTCTTCAAGCTGTCGCCGGATCCCGCGGTGATGATTTGCGGCAAGACGTGTACGCCGGACCGGATCAACTCGATCCGCGACGTACTCGGGCTCAACCAGCCGATTCTGACCCAGTTCTGGGAGTTCCTGCGCGGTATCTTCGCGGGCCGTCAGTACGGCTCGGTGCACTGTCCGGCGCCGTGTCTCGGGTACAGCTTCCAGACCAACGAGTCGGTGTGGAGCATGATCACCGCACGCCTGCCCGTCAGCATCACGGTCGCGGTCGGCGCCGCCGTACTGTGGCTGCTGGCCGGTGTCATCGGCGGCCTCGTCAGCGCGGTGAAGCAAGGCACATGGTGGGACCGTACGGCGATGGCGCTCGCGCTCGGCGGGGTGAGTGTGCCGAACTACGTGCTCGCGCTGCTGCTGCAGTACGTGCTCGTGGTGAAGCTGCAGGTCCTGCCGTTCCCGTCAGCCGTACCGTTCGCTGACAATCCGGTGCTGTGGTTCGAGTCCTACCTGATGCCGTGGGTCGTGCTGGCCGTCGGTTATGCCTGTCTGTACGCACGGTTGACCCGGAGCAATGTGATCGACACCTTGTCGGAGAACTATTTCCGTACTGCGCGCGCGAAGGGACTGAGCGGTGCGCTGGTCATGCGCCGGCATGCGCTCCGGCCCGCGTTGACGCCGATCACGACGATCTTCGGGATGGATTTCGCCGGACTGCTCGGTGGCGCGTTGATCACCGAGACCGTGTTCGGTCTGAACGGGATCGGCAAGCTGGCCGCCGACTCGATCGCCAAGAACGACCAGCCGGTGATCATGGCGGTGACGTTGCTGGCCGCGTTCTTCGTTGTCATCGGCAACGTGGTGGTCGACCTGCTGTACACCGCGCTGGACCCGCGGGTGCGGGTGGTGTCGTCATGA
- a CDS encoding GntR family transcriptional regulator translates to MTADSTEPMPSVRRLAQRENLRDSVANALRAAVISGELKPGEVYSAPTLGARFGVSATPVREAMLDLVREGLVISLRNKGFRVTEVSDEDLDNVAAVRQLIEPPTIRDVVPAIPAADYPRLRRLAEDIVVAAEAGDLIAYIEADRVFHVTLLAYSGNQKLVDVVSDLRSQTRLLGLTPLVESGRLVPSAAEHHELMDLVEAGDGEGAEQLMRRHIGHVRGLWARSQSS, encoded by the coding sequence ATGACTGCCGATTCGACCGAGCCGATGCCGAGCGTACGGCGGCTCGCACAGCGCGAGAACCTGCGTGACAGCGTTGCCAACGCACTGCGGGCGGCGGTGATCTCCGGCGAGCTGAAACCGGGGGAGGTGTACTCCGCGCCGACGCTCGGAGCGCGGTTCGGGGTCTCCGCGACGCCGGTGCGGGAGGCGATGCTGGACCTGGTCCGCGAGGGGCTGGTGATCTCTCTGCGGAACAAGGGTTTCCGGGTCACCGAGGTGTCCGACGAGGACCTCGACAATGTCGCGGCGGTCCGGCAGTTGATCGAGCCGCCGACGATCCGGGACGTCGTACCGGCGATCCCGGCCGCGGACTATCCGCGGTTGCGCCGGCTGGCCGAGGACATCGTGGTGGCGGCCGAGGCGGGCGACCTGATCGCGTACATCGAGGCGGATCGGGTCTTCCACGTCACCCTGCTCGCGTACTCCGGCAACCAGAAGCTCGTCGACGTCGTGTCGGACCTGCGCTCGCAGACCCGCCTGCTCGGGCTCACGCCACTGGTCGAGAGCGGCCGACTCGTCCCGTCGGCGGCGGAGCACCACGAGTTGATGGATCTGGTCGAGGCCGGTGACGGCGAGGGCGCCGAACAGCTGATGCGCCGGCACATCGGCCACGTCCGCGGCTTGTGGGCCCGCTCTCAGAGCAGCTGA
- a CDS encoding alpha/beta fold hydrolase, with protein sequence MTSYTIPGMHVREHTVDVPLDWSNPGETIAVFARELVDPTRKNEDLPCLLFLQGGPGGRGPRPIGVTGWIGQALKKYRVVLMDQRGTGRSTPVTRRRIAAMSAEEGADYLACFRADSIIADAEHLRKTVFGDKPWSTLGQSYGGFLTLTYLSKAPEGLTACYVTGGLASIDPSAAEVYRRTYPRVEAKNREFYKRYPHNVERVAAIADRLAADDVRLPDGDRLTVRRFQSLGIAFGMKPGYERIHWLIDEAFADDELSDTFLGQALDLSSYLGEPLFAALQESIYGSGEGATGWAADAERARRPEFAEDARPLLFTGEMMYPWMFEEIRGLRPFQGAVELMAQRPSWPELYDLERLAANDVPVAAAVYFDDMYVDSGLQLDTARRVGNLQAWVTNEYEHDGLGTDRVFERLTELVASVGGGIPAR encoded by the coding sequence ATGACCAGCTACACGATTCCAGGTATGCACGTCCGCGAGCACACCGTCGACGTGCCGCTCGACTGGTCGAACCCGGGCGAGACGATCGCGGTCTTCGCGCGCGAGCTGGTCGACCCCACCCGCAAGAACGAGGACCTGCCGTGCCTGCTGTTCCTGCAGGGCGGTCCGGGCGGGAGGGGACCGCGGCCGATCGGTGTGACCGGGTGGATCGGGCAGGCCCTGAAGAAATACCGGGTCGTGCTGATGGACCAGCGGGGCACAGGCCGGAGTACGCCGGTCACCCGTCGGCGGATCGCGGCGATGTCGGCCGAGGAAGGCGCCGACTACCTCGCCTGTTTCCGGGCGGACTCGATCATCGCCGACGCCGAGCACCTGCGGAAGACCGTCTTCGGCGACAAGCCGTGGTCGACGCTCGGGCAGAGCTACGGCGGATTCCTCACGCTCACGTATCTGTCCAAGGCGCCGGAGGGTCTGACGGCGTGCTACGTGACCGGTGGACTGGCCTCGATCGATCCGTCGGCGGCCGAGGTCTATCGGCGTACGTATCCGCGGGTGGAGGCGAAGAACCGTGAGTTCTACAAACGCTATCCGCACAACGTGGAGCGGGTCGCCGCGATCGCGGACCGGCTGGCGGCTGACGACGTACGGCTGCCGGACGGTGACCGGCTGACGGTACGGCGGTTCCAGTCGCTCGGAATCGCCTTCGGGATGAAGCCTGGGTACGAGCGGATCCATTGGCTGATCGACGAGGCGTTCGCCGATGACGAGCTCTCGGACACCTTCCTGGGGCAGGCTCTCGACCTGTCGTCGTACCTCGGGGAGCCGCTGTTCGCCGCGCTGCAGGAGAGCATCTACGGATCCGGCGAGGGTGCGACCGGATGGGCGGCCGACGCGGAGCGGGCGCGGCGACCGGAGTTCGCCGAGGACGCGCGGCCGCTGCTGTTCACCGGTGAGATGATGTACCCCTGGATGTTCGAGGAGATCCGCGGGCTGCGGCCGTTCCAGGGCGCGGTCGAACTGATGGCGCAGCGTCCGAGCTGGCCGGAGTTGTACGACCTCGAGCGCCTCGCGGCGAACGACGTACCGGTGGCTGCCGCTGTCTACTTCGACGACATGTACGTCGACTCCGGGCTGCAGCTCGACACCGCCCGGCGGGTCGGGAACCTGCAGGCGTGGGTGACGAACGAGTACGAGCACGACGGCCTCGGGACGGACCGGGTGTTCGAGCGGCTCACCGAGTTGGTGGCGTCCGTCGGGGGTGGCATCCCGGCGCGATGA
- a CDS encoding ABC transporter ATP-binding protein: MTLLEIRGVTKEFVTRGEGVRARKSVFTAVDDVSFEVELGETLAIVGESGSGKSTTARIAARLLEPTNGSVVFDGQDVTRAQGKELATFRNNVQVVFQDPYSSLNPRYTVERIITAPLTYQGITPAGGRRAFTQELMERVGLNPDHYRRYPAQFSGGQAQRIGIARALAVNPKLVICDEAVSALDVSIQAQVLELLMRLQRESGFSYIFIAHDLAVVRQISQRVAVMNRGRIVELGSRDQVFGDPQDEYTRTLLAAVPRINPEWDARRRQKEAS; this comes from the coding sequence GTGACGTTGTTGGAGATTCGCGGCGTGACGAAGGAGTTCGTCACCCGGGGCGAAGGGGTGCGGGCGCGGAAGTCGGTGTTCACCGCGGTCGACGACGTGAGCTTCGAGGTCGAGCTCGGTGAGACGCTCGCGATCGTGGGGGAGTCGGGCAGCGGGAAGTCGACGACCGCGCGGATCGCGGCCCGGCTGCTGGAGCCGACGAACGGGTCGGTCGTCTTCGACGGGCAGGACGTGACCCGGGCCCAGGGCAAGGAGTTGGCGACGTTCCGGAACAACGTGCAGGTGGTGTTCCAGGATCCGTACTCGTCGCTGAACCCGCGGTACACCGTGGAGCGGATCATCACCGCGCCGCTCACCTACCAGGGGATCACGCCGGCCGGCGGGCGACGGGCGTTCACCCAGGAGTTGATGGAGCGGGTCGGGCTGAACCCGGATCACTACCGGCGGTACCCGGCGCAGTTCTCCGGCGGGCAGGCGCAGCGGATCGGGATCGCCCGTGCGCTCGCGGTGAACCCCAAGCTGGTGATCTGCGACGAGGCGGTGTCCGCACTCGACGTGTCGATCCAGGCGCAGGTGCTGGAGCTGCTGATGCGGCTGCAGCGGGAGAGCGGGTTCAGCTACATCTTCATCGCGCACGACCTGGCCGTGGTGCGGCAGATCTCGCAGCGCGTGGCGGTGATGAATCGCGGGAGAATCGTGGAGCTGGGGTCGCGGGACCAGGTGTTCGGCGATCCTCAGGACGAGTACACCAGGACGCTGCTGGCCGCCGTACCGCGGATCAACCCGGAATGGGATGCCAGACGCAGGCAGAAAGAGGCTTCATGA
- a CDS encoding ABC transporter substrate-binding protein yields MKRTSILVGLVASAALTLSACGGGTSGTSGQSAGPGAKAEQGGTLQVLANAAFSHLDPARGFDGGVNNFYRLIYRTLTTQGAAPGAEGTKIVPDLATDTGKPSDGGKTWTFTLKDGLFFETGAPITSADVKWGVERAWDPEIGIGSPYAKQLIEAPASYQGPYKSGDLATIATPDAKTIVFHLKKPFADFGSVVAQNTFTPVPKGQGAGNQLDSKPISSGPYKLADYKPGASLKLVRNDKWDKKTDNVRTANPDVFQWTFGLDPATIDERMLAGQGTDADAIAGTVQAATVARMQTPQLKQRTMTGINGCTTYMGLNTTKKPLDNVKVRQAINLAVNKQTVRDADGGSALAEIGNTIQPPTITGRVDYDPYPSQDNKGDIEGARKLLTEAGLPGGFTMTLDTRAQPKMQAMAVAIQQALEPLKITVKINTIDTATYYEVIGTTSQQHDAAITGWCPDWPSGATFLPPLFDGRNITPKGNTNLSQLNDPGVNAKIDEISKLTDVNAANAAYGELDKQIMALAPVVPLLYEKVLMLVGSNIGGAYLHDGFSGGIDLVSVGLKDAGK; encoded by the coding sequence ATGAAGAGAACGTCAATACTTGTCGGGCTGGTGGCATCGGCCGCGCTCACCTTGAGCGCGTGCGGTGGCGGCACGTCCGGAACCAGCGGCCAGTCGGCCGGTCCGGGCGCCAAGGCCGAACAGGGCGGCACCTTGCAGGTGCTCGCGAACGCAGCCTTCTCGCACCTCGACCCTGCGCGCGGCTTCGACGGCGGCGTCAACAACTTCTACCGGTTGATCTACCGGACGCTCACCACCCAGGGCGCCGCACCAGGTGCCGAAGGCACCAAGATCGTCCCGGACCTGGCCACCGACACCGGCAAGCCGAGCGACGGCGGCAAGACCTGGACCTTCACGCTCAAGGACGGATTGTTCTTCGAGACCGGCGCGCCGATCACCAGCGCGGACGTGAAATGGGGCGTCGAGCGCGCCTGGGATCCGGAGATCGGCATCGGCTCGCCGTACGCCAAGCAGCTGATCGAGGCGCCGGCGTCGTACCAGGGTCCGTACAAGTCGGGTGACCTGGCGACGATCGCGACGCCGGACGCGAAGACGATCGTGTTCCACCTGAAGAAGCCGTTCGCGGACTTCGGCAGCGTGGTCGCGCAGAACACGTTCACCCCGGTGCCGAAGGGCCAGGGCGCGGGCAACCAGCTGGACAGCAAGCCGATCTCCTCGGGGCCGTACAAGCTGGCCGACTACAAGCCGGGTGCGTCGCTGAAGCTCGTCCGCAACGACAAGTGGGACAAGAAGACCGACAACGTCCGGACGGCGAACCCCGATGTCTTCCAGTGGACGTTCGGACTCGATCCCGCGACGATCGACGAGCGGATGCTCGCCGGCCAGGGTACCGACGCGGATGCGATCGCCGGTACGGTGCAGGCCGCCACCGTGGCCCGGATGCAGACGCCGCAGCTCAAGCAGCGGACGATGACCGGCATCAACGGCTGTACGACGTACATGGGGCTGAACACCACGAAGAAGCCGCTCGACAACGTCAAGGTCCGGCAGGCGATCAACCTCGCGGTGAACAAGCAGACCGTCCGGGACGCGGACGGCGGATCGGCGCTCGCCGAGATCGGGAACACGATCCAGCCGCCGACGATCACCGGCCGGGTGGACTACGACCCGTACCCGAGCCAGGACAACAAGGGCGATATCGAGGGCGCCCGCAAGCTGCTGACCGAGGCGGGTCTGCCCGGCGGCTTCACGATGACGCTCGACACCCGGGCGCAGCCGAAGATGCAGGCGATGGCGGTCGCGATCCAGCAGGCGCTCGAGCCGCTCAAGATCACCGTGAAGATCAACACGATCGACACCGCGACGTACTACGAGGTGATCGGTACGACGTCGCAGCAGCACGACGCGGCGATCACCGGCTGGTGCCCGGACTGGCCGTCCGGCGCGACCTTCCTGCCGCCGCTGTTCGACGGCCGCAACATCACCCCGAAGGGCAACACGAACCTGTCCCAGCTGAACGACCCGGGGGTCAACGCGAAGATCGACGAGATCTCCAAGCTGACCGACGTGAACGCGGCGAACGCGGCGTACGGCGAGCTGGACAAGCAGATCATGGCACTCGCGCCGGTCGTGCCGCTGCTGTACGAGAAGGTGCTGATGCTCGTCGGTAGCAACATCGGCGGCGCCTACCTGCACGACGGCTTCTCCGGCGGGATCGACCTGGTCTCGGTGGGCCTGAAGGACGCCGGGAAGTGA